The following proteins are encoded in a genomic region of Oncorhynchus keta strain PuntledgeMale-10-30-2019 chromosome 35, Oket_V2, whole genome shotgun sequence:
- the LOC118368158 gene encoding protein FAM98B-like codes for MESDILDALEQVGYEGPLQTEERLVRACEGGLLSKEYVNLCMWLASRLKPLCDLEESISSGSGDTDGLQFEMSGMLKELQCPYQGLVSGIIQEGLQNKKDYLKLVLFLCSELQAAQIVKRRPTKDKEHKDRNDLQAICETLMLPELREQGVAELFSGIGKKINAVLQELPKDHIGKPVLKNSLDSEQWERLEQINMVLSSEYECRRRMLIKRLDVTVQSFGWSERAKERVDSMARAYQPKRHTLAQSSSVGMAHLLAAREDICNVVKTSSGSSRENTACAVNKILMGRVPDRGGRPSEIDAPLPEMPAWQKRQDGGGGWGGRGGWGGGKSGWRGGGAGWGHGGKRGRYQY; via the exons GTATGAAGGACCTCTGCAGACTGAGGAGAGGCTTGTCAGAGCATGTGAAGGTGGACTTTTATCAAAGGAGTATGTCAACCTATGCATGTGGTTAGCATCCCGTCTGAAACCGTTATGTGATCTGGAAGAGAGCATTTCTTCAGGTTCAG GTGACACTGATGGCCTTCAGTTTGAGATGAGTGGCATGCTGAAGGAGTTGCAGTGCCCTTATCAAGGCCTTGTTTCCGGGATTATACAGGAAGGGCTGCAGAATAAGAAAGACTATCTGAAGCTAGTAT TGTTTTTATGCTCTGAGCTACAAGCTGCACAGATAGTAAAGAGACGACCTACTAAGGACAAAGAACACAAAGACCGAAACGATCTCCAGGCAATCTGTGAAACACTGATGCTCCCAGAGCTAAGAGAGCAGGGAGTAGCAGAGCTGTTCTCTGGGATAGGGAAAAAG ATAAACGCAGTGCTTCAAGAGCTTCCAAAGGATCACATTGGAAAGCCAGTGCTGAAGAACTCTCTCGACAGTGAACAGTGG GAGCGGCTGGAGCAGATCAACATGGTCCTGTCCTCAGAGTATGAGTGCCGACGGAGGATGCTGATCAAACGTCTCGACGTCACTGTGCAGTCTTTCGGCTGGTCAGAGAGAGCCAAG GAGAGAGTTGATAGCATGGCCAGGGCCTACCAGCCTAAGAGACACACCCTGGCCCAGAGTTCATCTGTAGGCATGGCTCACCTGCTGGCAGCCAGGGAGGACATATGCAATGTGGTGAAGACCAGCAGTGGCTCCAGCAGAGAGAATACTGCCTGTGCTGTCAATAAG ATCCTGATGGGTAGGGTGCCAGATAGAGGTGGCCGGCCCTCTGAGATAGACGCCCCTCTCCCTGAGATGCCAGCCTGGCAGAAGAGACAAGACGGTGGAGGGGGTTGGGGTGGTCGGGGAGGTTGGGGAGGGGGTAAGAGTGGCTGGCGAGGTGGTGGAGCTGGTTGGGGTCATGGAGGAAAGAGAGGACGTTATCAATACTAA